Below is a genomic region from Tripterygium wilfordii isolate XIE 37 chromosome 12, ASM1340144v1, whole genome shotgun sequence.
AATCCACTGTGCTGGTTAATAATGAAACTATATATCTGGTTCATCAGGCACACATAATCCAGTAAATTTTATTAATACCAGTCAAGAATAAACAACAAACTTAAaaacagataaaaaaaataaacaacaaaaatatagattaatgaaattttcattgaaaataaaTCATCATTTGTACACAAATACAGCAATCCTTTTGACCTTGTATCAGCAAAAGCCATACAGGTAATTACAATTATAGTTGATCTGTACAGGACATAAATCAATCGTCTCAGTGTGATAAGGAGAAGGAAGGACTCCATCAAACCTTCTGAACTCAGAAACGTTTGGAACCTCCAATCCATACAGCAACAACCCAAACTCGTTCAAATCAGATATGTCATCAGAGGAGTAGTGTTCTTGAAGCCTCATGAAAGTTTGCATAGTGAGCAAACTATCAGAACCTGCCTGGTGACTCCTCCCTGCTATTCTTTCTACTCCTAATTCCTTAGCCATCTTCTCCAAGCCACCGTACAGATTATAAGACTTGGACACAACTTTCGTATCATATACCCAATCTCCCAAATAACATTCCAGTTCCTCTATAAAGCAATCCAGTTCACTGGGCAGCTCTTGTCCACCAGACAAAATCTTGACTAGAAACCCGAAATCATAAGCACCGTGAAACGTAAGCCACGCAAGAGACAAATTTTCTGAAACAATCTCATATTCAAATAACAGTCGTGAGAACTCCATAGAATCAACGCCCTCTTCTTTGTTCCTCCTAAAGTCGATCCCTTGACGCTTAAGTAATTCGATTGAATCTGGGTCATGAGGATCTTGATCGATGTCAAAGTCGCAGAAGTTGAATTCCCATATGTAGGAGCAAGCAGAGCCAAAGTCAGGGAGGTTACCATACTCATCGGAAACGGTAAGACCAAGTTGGATAATATTGAGCTCATCGACGTTGGCCTTCATGAAAGCGTAGTTGTATGAAGGATTGTTGGAAATCTTGTCACGGTCTGCCTTGTAGATCGTACCGGGAAATTCAGTGTCTATCGTCACTACTGGATAGTAGGGGATGGCTTGCCTTATCTGCCGCAGCTCGAATTCCAAATTTCCTGCCCAAACCTCTTTCACCATCACTGGTTTTGTCGATGAAGTTGCCATCAATTTCTCAGAAATCGCTACCGCCATGGAAGTTGATTGATTCTAAGTATTagcgtcaatgtgtacaaaGGGTCTTTATGTAATCTTATATGATAtacacacttatatatatatatatatatatatatataatgacagACACTCATTTGAGTAAgccaaacataaaaatctttatggtatcggagccgatcGGTGTCGAATCTTTCACTGCCGGATCTTTCCCTATGTCAGTTCCCCCAGCTGACCTCAATCCACCACCACTTGCTTCCGCCCCTCCTCCTTTCTCATCTGCTTCTATACCCATCTTGTCTTCTATCTCTCTTGGTCATGAACACCCAACAACCTCCATGATTAACACCCAACAACCTCCTTTCTTGTCTACATCACCCCTTTCTTCATACCCGTATATCActtcttctctttattctttTCCAGCTTCCACCTTGCCCACCTCTATTCTTCCCCAATATCAATCCCCAGATCTCTTGTTCTCTTCTTCCATTCCTCAACCTTCCTCTCTCAATGTCACCAATATCGTTACCACGAAACTTGAATATGCTGACGATTATGCCTTATGGCGTACACAAATTCGTGGACTTCTTTTACAATACGATCTTCTTGGCTATATTGATGGTACTATTATTCAACCACCGT
It encodes:
- the LOC120011197 gene encoding probable CCR4-associated factor 1 homolog 11, which translates into the protein MAVAISEKLMATSSTKPVMVKEVWAGNLEFELRQIRQAIPYYPVVTIDTEFPGTIYKADRDKISNNPSYNYAFMKANVDELNIIQLGLTVSDEYGNLPDFGSACSYIWEFNFCDFDIDQDPHDPDSIELLKRQGIDFRRNKEEGVDSMEFSRLLFEYEIVSENLSLAWLTFHGAYDFGFLVKILSGGQELPSELDCFIEELECYLGDWVYDTKVVSKSYNLYGGLEKMAKELGVERIAGRSHQAGSDSLLTMQTFMRLQEHYSSDDISDLNEFGLLLYGLEVPNVSEFRRFDGVLPSPYHTETIDLCPVQINYNWGELGQAHFKEHFGDGVYQQQRRSSLWWSASFVLGSSWDTKVGGQDLCCFDCGGFGFNLMDQLSKIIAG